Proteins found in one Nocardia brasiliensis ATCC 700358 genomic segment:
- a CDS encoding TetR/AcrR family transcriptional regulator → MAKLTKLLPRIRSAGPEDRNQTRVLDAALLAFLDFGIKRTSMVEVARRCGLSLATLYRRFASKSDLIEAVGLRQTREFVEQVDAALQQQVDRDASAQEQIVELFAAFITGLRDNQLVHRLLATEPELVLPFLTVKGAPIIELGRDYLAEFITRLQREGKLPEYDPEPLAEMIARTALSLALTPQTVIPLHDDAAIRQFARDHVVVSFRVP, encoded by the coding sequence ATGGCGAAGTTGACCAAACTCCTGCCGCGGATTCGGAGCGCGGGGCCGGAGGACCGCAATCAGACGCGCGTGCTCGACGCCGCACTGCTGGCCTTCCTGGACTTCGGTATCAAACGCACCAGCATGGTCGAGGTGGCGCGGCGCTGCGGCCTCTCACTCGCCACGCTGTACCGGCGCTTCGCCAGCAAGTCGGACCTGATCGAGGCGGTCGGGTTGCGGCAGACCCGGGAGTTCGTCGAGCAGGTCGACGCGGCGTTGCAGCAGCAGGTCGATCGGGACGCGTCCGCGCAGGAACAGATCGTCGAGCTCTTCGCCGCGTTCATCACGGGGCTGCGCGACAATCAGCTCGTGCATCGGCTGCTGGCCACGGAACCCGAACTGGTCCTGCCCTTTCTGACCGTCAAAGGCGCGCCGATCATCGAGCTCGGCCGGGACTACCTGGCCGAGTTCATCACTCGGCTACAGCGCGAGGGCAAGCTGCCCGAATACGATCCCGAACCGCTGGCGGAGATGATCGCGCGCACCGCGCTGTCGCTGGCGCTGACACCGCAGACGGTCATCCCGCTGCACGACGACGCGGCGATCCGGCAGTTCGCCCGCGATCACGTGGTGGTGTCGTTCCGCGTACCGTGA
- a CDS encoding oxygenase MpaB family protein, whose product MTAPLRATEPDEVHPFEPLTPETVLPYLDGVAAFLGGTANVIMQLSLRPVGRGVLESTVDSGKVTLHPVKRLRTTLTYIAVAMTGSDEERAAYREAVNRSHRPVRSSAQSPVKYNAFDPKLQLWVAGTIYWGLDDLYTRMHGPLDPAAAEALYQYSARLGTTLQMRPEMWPADRAAFLAWWEENLVQYRIEPALRAYFDDLIDLRMMPRPVQFTFARLQRFVVAGLLPQHVRDEMRMTWTERDQRRFDRLLRGISLVHNRLPKQARQFPLNAYMFDLRRRMRLGKPLV is encoded by the coding sequence ATGACCGCACCGCTACGCGCTACCGAGCCGGACGAGGTCCACCCCTTCGAACCACTCACGCCCGAAACGGTCCTGCCATACCTGGACGGCGTCGCGGCCTTCCTCGGCGGCACCGCCAACGTGATCATGCAGCTGAGCCTGCGCCCGGTCGGCCGCGGCGTGCTGGAGAGCACGGTGGACAGCGGCAAAGTGACCCTGCATCCGGTCAAGCGGCTGCGCACCACGCTCACCTATATCGCGGTCGCGATGACGGGTTCCGACGAGGAGCGCGCGGCCTACCGCGAGGCGGTCAACCGCTCGCATCGGCCGGTCCGCTCCAGCGCGCAGAGTCCGGTGAAATACAACGCCTTCGACCCGAAGCTGCAACTATGGGTGGCGGGCACGATCTACTGGGGCCTCGACGACCTCTACACCCGGATGCACGGCCCGCTCGATCCGGCGGCCGCCGAAGCCCTCTACCAATACTCTGCCCGGCTCGGCACCACGCTCCAGATGCGCCCGGAGATGTGGCCCGCCGACCGCGCCGCATTCCTCGCGTGGTGGGAGGAGAATCTGGTGCAGTACCGGATCGAACCCGCGCTGCGCGCCTACTTCGACGACCTCATCGACCTCCGGATGATGCCTCGCCCCGTGCAATTCACCTTCGCGCGGCTCCAGCGCTTCGTCGTGGCCGGTCTGCTGCCGCAGCACGTGCGCGACGAAATGCGGATGACGTGGACCGAACGCGATCAACGCCGATTCGACCGGCTGCTCCGAGGTATCTCCCTCGTGCACAACCGGTTGCCGAAGCAGGCGCGACAGTTTCCGCTGAACGCCTACATGTTCGACCTGCGCAGGCGGATGCGTCTCGGCAAGCCACTGGTGTAG
- a CDS encoding proline dehydrogenase family protein — protein sequence MNPLRPVILAAAESSRLRRAVTGLPVTAGIVRRFVAGETRAELIEVARALLDSGRMVSVDFLGENTTDRAQADATVAEYLSLIADLAALKRPALPGITAPPVEVSVKLSALGQALPGDGAAVATANLRILCAAAARAEVWVTVDAEDHTTTADTLATVSELRTEFPWLGAVLQAYLHRAETDCRSLSGPDSRVRLCKGAYREPDEVAFQRAPEVTDSYLRCLEVLMQGAGYPMVATHDPVPIVAAEQLVRETGRGPDRFEHQMLYGVRDVEQRRLAAAGTAVRVYVPYGSQWYGYLTRRLAERPANLTFFLRALVRKS from the coding sequence GTGAATCCGCTGCGGCCCGTCATCCTCGCGGCGGCGGAGTCGTCGCGGTTGCGGCGCGCGGTCACCGGGCTGCCGGTGACCGCGGGTATCGTCCGGCGGTTCGTCGCGGGGGAGACCAGGGCCGAGCTCATCGAGGTGGCGCGGGCACTGCTCGACAGCGGCCGGATGGTCAGCGTGGACTTCCTCGGGGAGAACACCACCGATCGGGCGCAGGCCGATGCCACGGTGGCCGAGTACCTTTCGTTGATCGCGGACCTGGCCGCGCTGAAACGTCCTGCGCTGCCCGGGATCACGGCACCGCCGGTCGAGGTCTCGGTGAAGTTGTCCGCACTCGGCCAAGCCCTGCCGGGCGACGGTGCCGCGGTGGCCACCGCGAACCTGCGGATCCTGTGTGCCGCGGCCGCGCGGGCCGAGGTCTGGGTGACCGTCGACGCCGAGGACCACACCACCACCGCGGACACCTTGGCGACCGTGTCCGAGCTGCGGACGGAATTTCCTTGGCTCGGCGCGGTTTTGCAGGCCTATCTGCATCGCGCCGAGACGGATTGCCGGTCGCTGTCCGGTCCGGATTCGCGAGTCCGCCTGTGCAAGGGCGCATATCGCGAACCCGACGAGGTCGCCTTCCAGCGCGCACCCGAGGTGACCGACTCCTACCTGCGCTGTCTCGAGGTGCTGATGCAAGGTGCGGGCTACCCGATGGTGGCCACGCACGATCCGGTGCCGATCGTCGCCGCCGAGCAGCTCGTCCGCGAAACCGGCCGCGGCCCAGATCGATTCGAGCACCAGATGCTCTACGGAGTGCGCGACGTGGAGCAGCGCAGGCTGGCCGCCGCGGGTACGGCCGTTCGGGTTTACGTCCCTTACGGCAGTCAGTGGTACGGGTATCTGACCCGGCGGCTGGCCGAGCGCCCGGCCAATCTCACCTTCTTCTTGCGCGCCCTGGTGCGCAAGTCGTGA
- the pruA gene encoding L-glutamate gamma-semialdehyde dehydrogenase: MDAVTVVPTPANEPVHSYAPGSRERELLVTKLAEIAADTAEVPLVIGGKYRPGSGARHEIVAPHRHRHVLGTYTDTTQSEAQGAIDAAIAAAPDWRALPFDERAAIFLRAADLLAGPWRETVAAATMLGQSKSAQQAEIDAPCELVDFWRFNVAFARQIMTQQPESSPGVWNRLDYRPLEGFVYAITPFNFTAIAGNLPTAPALMGNTVVWKPSPTQTLSAFYTMRLLEAAGLPPGVINMVTGDGRDLSEVALADPRLAGIHFTGSTKTFQHLWQQVGANLGRYHGYPRLVGETGGKDFIVAHPSADPDALRAALIRGAYEYQGQKCSAASRAYLPRTIWQAMGEDFLHQTDELTYGDVADLSNFGGALIDRRAFDKNVAAIERARAAGLTIPVGGTWDDSEGWFVRPTVLLADDPRDESFATEYFGPILSVHVYDDAEPGAFAAILAEAESAAPYALTGAVFAQDRQAIEQAGAALRFAAGNFYVNDKPTGAVVGQQPFGGARASGTDDKAGSPLNLLRWVAPRTIKETFVPPTGYRYPHMDSDPA, from the coding sequence ATGGACGCTGTCACGGTTGTCCCCACTCCTGCCAACGAGCCGGTGCACTCGTACGCACCCGGCAGCCGCGAGCGCGAGCTGCTGGTCACCAAGTTGGCCGAGATCGCCGCGGACACCGCCGAGGTGCCGCTGGTGATCGGCGGCAAGTACCGGCCCGGCAGCGGCGCGCGACACGAGATCGTCGCACCGCATCGGCACCGGCATGTGCTGGGGACCTACACCGACACCACACAATCCGAGGCGCAGGGTGCGATCGACGCCGCGATCGCGGCCGCGCCGGATTGGCGGGCGCTGCCGTTCGACGAGCGCGCGGCGATCTTCCTGCGCGCCGCCGATCTGCTCGCCGGGCCGTGGCGGGAGACGGTGGCCGCCGCGACCATGCTCGGGCAATCGAAATCGGCGCAGCAGGCCGAGATCGACGCGCCGTGTGAGCTGGTGGACTTCTGGCGCTTCAATGTGGCTTTCGCGCGCCAGATCATGACCCAGCAGCCGGAGTCGAGTCCCGGGGTGTGGAATCGGCTGGACTACCGGCCGCTGGAGGGTTTCGTCTACGCGATCACCCCGTTCAATTTCACCGCGATCGCGGGCAACCTGCCCACCGCGCCCGCGTTGATGGGCAACACCGTGGTGTGGAAGCCGTCGCCGACCCAGACGTTGTCGGCCTTCTACACAATGCGGCTGCTGGAGGCGGCGGGCCTGCCGCCCGGCGTGATCAATATGGTGACCGGCGACGGCCGGGACCTGTCCGAGGTGGCGCTGGCCGACCCGCGGCTCGCCGGTATCCACTTCACCGGCTCCACCAAGACTTTTCAGCACCTCTGGCAGCAGGTCGGGGCGAATCTCGGCCGCTACCACGGGTATCCGCGGCTGGTCGGCGAGACCGGCGGCAAGGACTTCATCGTGGCGCACCCCTCGGCGGACCCGGACGCTTTGCGGGCAGCGCTGATTCGCGGCGCCTACGAGTATCAGGGGCAGAAATGTTCCGCGGCGTCGCGCGCCTATCTCCCGCGCACGATCTGGCAGGCGATGGGCGAGGACTTCCTGCACCAGACCGACGAGCTGACTTACGGGGACGTCGCCGATCTGTCCAATTTCGGTGGCGCGCTGATCGATCGGCGCGCGTTCGACAAGAACGTCGCGGCGATCGAACGGGCCAGGGCGGCGGGGCTGACCATCCCGGTCGGCGGCACCTGGGACGACAGCGAAGGCTGGTTCGTCCGCCCGACGGTGCTGCTGGCCGACGACCCGCGCGACGAGTCCTTCGCCACCGAGTATTTCGGCCCGATCCTGTCGGTGCACGTCTACGACGACGCCGAACCCGGTGCGTTCGCGGCGATCCTGGCCGAGGCCGAATCGGCCGCGCCCTACGCGCTGACCGGCGCGGTGTTCGCCCAGGACCGCCAGGCGATCGAACAGGCCGGTGCCGCACTGCGTTTCGCGGCGGGCAATTTCTATGTCAACGACAAACCGACGGGTGCGGTGGTCGGACAGCAGCCCTTCGGCGGCGCGCGGGCCTCGGGCACCGACGACAAGGCGGGCTCGCCGCTGAATCTGCTGCGCTGGGTGGCGCCGCGCACGATCAAGGAGACCTTCGTGCCGCCCACCGGATACCGCTATCCGCATATGGACTCGGACCCGGCGTGA
- the dapC gene encoding succinyldiaminopimelate transaminase: MTTRTRVSSLLPDFPWDTIASVKAKAAAHPGGIVDLSVGTPVDPVDPLIRTALSAASAVPGYPATHGTPELRAAVVDALKRRFGITGLDAAAVLPVIGTKELIAGLPRLLGLGAADLVVIPEVAYPTYEVGALLAGAQIVRADGLTQLGPRTPALLYVNSPSNPTGRVLGVDHLRKVVEFARERDVIVASDECYLGLTWEGRAVSILDPEVSGGDHTNLLAVHSLSKTSNLASYRAGFVAGDPALVTELLEVRKHSGLMVPYPIQSAMTAALGDDTHEAQQRERYRARRDVLRKALEAAGFRVDHSEAGLYLWSTRGEACRTTLDWLADRGILAAPGDFYGPAGAEHVRIALTATDERIAAAVERLN; encoded by the coding sequence GTGACCACGCGTACCCGGGTCAGCAGCCTGCTTCCCGATTTTCCCTGGGACACCATCGCTTCGGTGAAGGCGAAGGCCGCGGCGCACCCCGGCGGCATCGTCGACCTGTCGGTCGGCACGCCGGTCGACCCGGTCGATCCGCTGATCCGTACCGCGTTGAGCGCGGCGTCGGCGGTGCCCGGCTACCCGGCCACGCACGGCACCCCGGAACTGCGCGCGGCCGTGGTGGACGCGCTGAAGCGGCGGTTCGGCATCACCGGGCTGGACGCCGCCGCCGTACTGCCGGTGATCGGCACGAAGGAACTGATCGCCGGGCTGCCCCGGCTGCTCGGCCTCGGCGCGGCGGACCTGGTCGTCATTCCCGAGGTCGCGTACCCGACCTACGAGGTGGGCGCGCTGCTGGCCGGCGCGCAGATCGTGCGCGCCGACGGGCTCACCCAGCTCGGTCCGCGCACGCCCGCGCTGCTCTATGTGAATTCCCCGTCCAACCCGACGGGCCGCGTGCTCGGCGTCGACCACCTGCGCAAGGTCGTCGAGTTCGCCCGCGAGCGCGACGTGATCGTCGCCTCGGACGAGTGCTACCTCGGCCTCACCTGGGAAGGCCGCGCGGTCTCCATTCTCGACCCCGAGGTTTCCGGCGGCGACCACACGAATCTGCTTGCCGTGCACTCGCTGTCGAAGACCTCGAACCTGGCCAGCTACCGGGCCGGTTTCGTGGCGGGCGATCCCGCGCTGGTCACCGAGCTGCTCGAGGTGCGCAAGCACTCCGGCCTGATGGTGCCGTATCCGATCCAGAGCGCGATGACCGCGGCGCTCGGTGACGACACGCACGAGGCACAGCAGCGGGAGCGCTACCGCGCCCGGCGCGACGTGCTCCGGAAGGCGTTGGAAGCGGCCGGTTTCCGGGTCGACCACTCCGAGGCAGGCCTGTACCTGTGGTCCACTCGGGGCGAGGCGTGCCGGACGACGCTGGACTGGCTGGCCGACCGCGGCATCCTGGCCGCGCCCGGCGATTTCTACGGTCCGGCCGGTGCGGAGCACGTCCGCATCGCGCTCACCGCCACCGACGAGCGCATCGCCGCCGCCGTCGAGCGATTGAACTAG
- the fdxA gene encoding ferredoxin: MPYIIAEPCVDVKDKACIEECPVDCIYEGGRMLYIHPDECVDCGACEPVCPVEAIFYEDDTPDQWSGYVNANVDFFDELGSPGGATKVGKVDYDPPFIKELPPMASE, translated from the coding sequence GTGCCGTACATCATCGCTGAACCGTGCGTTGACGTGAAGGACAAGGCATGCATCGAGGAATGCCCCGTGGACTGCATCTACGAGGGTGGTCGCATGCTGTACATCCATCCCGACGAATGCGTGGACTGTGGTGCATGTGAACCCGTCTGCCCGGTGGAGGCGATCTTCTACGAAGACGACACCCCGGACCAGTGGAGCGGATACGTGAACGCCAACGTCGACTTCTTCGACGAGCTCGGTTCGCCGGGCGGCGCCACCAAGGTCGGCAAGGTCGATTACGATCCGCCGTTCATCAAGGAACTCCCGCCGATGGCGAGCGAGTAG
- a CDS encoding bifunctional FO biosynthesis protein CofGH, with the protein MTELPNPSIPTPPPSPSAMRRALRRARDGVTLNVDEAAVLLHATGDDLKDLSTSAARVRDAGLESAGRPKTISYSRNVFIPLTKLCRDKCHYCTFVTVPGKLRAEGKGMFLEPDEVLDIARRGAALGCKEALFTLGDRPEDRWPEAAQWLDERGYDSTLDYLRAVSIMVLEETGLLPHLNPGVMSWEEISRLKPVAQSMGMMLETTATRLFSEKGNCHYGSPDKDPAVRLRAITDAGRLSVPYTTGILVGIGESLLERAESIMAIRKQHKAFGHIQEVIIQNFRAKDDTAMRDVPDAGIDEFLATIAVTRLLLGPDVPVQAPPNLVSLEDCLALIDAGIDDWGGVSPVTVDHVNPERPWPNLDTLREITEAAGYQLVERTSAHPKYVRAGSPWIDPRIGVHVAALSDPETGLANPDAMPVGLPWQEPDQSWESAGRVDLNTSIDTEGRNTESRSDSALGQDVVGAFGDWDTIREQARDLAVTAPERLDSEVLAALRAAEHDPAGLSDADYLALARADGANLEAVAALADELRRSAVGDDVTYVVNRNINFTNICYTGCRFCAFAQRKGDADAFTLSMNEVADRAWEAHVDGATEVCMQGGIDPDLPVTGYADIVRAVKQRVPSMHVHAFSPMEIVNGASRGGQSIRDWLVALKEAGLDTIPGTAAEILDDEVRWVLTKGKLPTSAWIEVITTAHQIGLRSSSTMMYGHVDNPKHWVGHLRVLRGIQDETGGFTEFVLLPFVHQSAPLYLAGAARPGPTNRDNRAAHALARIMLHGRIDNIQTSWVKLGTTGTRVMLNSGANDLGGTLMEETISRMAGSQHGSAKTVAELVDIASGIGRPARERTTTYGVPQHKVSALPLSVGSA; encoded by the coding sequence GTGACGGAACTGCCGAACCCGAGCATCCCCACTCCGCCGCCCTCCCCGTCGGCCATGCGGCGCGCGCTGCGCCGGGCGCGTGACGGCGTCACGCTGAACGTGGACGAGGCCGCGGTGCTGCTGCACGCCACCGGCGACGACCTGAAGGATCTGAGTACCAGCGCGGCCCGGGTGCGCGACGCGGGGCTGGAGTCGGCGGGACGGCCGAAGACGATCAGCTACTCGCGCAACGTCTTCATTCCGCTGACCAAGCTGTGCCGGGACAAGTGTCACTACTGCACCTTCGTCACTGTCCCGGGCAAGCTGCGCGCCGAGGGCAAGGGCATGTTCCTCGAGCCCGATGAGGTGCTCGACATCGCGCGCCGCGGCGCCGCCCTCGGCTGCAAGGAAGCGCTGTTCACGCTGGGCGACCGCCCCGAGGACCGCTGGCCGGAGGCCGCGCAGTGGCTCGACGAGCGTGGCTACGACTCGACGCTGGACTACCTGCGCGCCGTCTCGATCATGGTGCTCGAGGAGACCGGCCTGCTGCCGCACCTGAACCCGGGCGTGATGTCGTGGGAGGAGATCTCCCGGCTCAAGCCGGTCGCGCAGTCGATGGGCATGATGCTCGAGACCACCGCGACCCGCCTGTTCAGTGAGAAGGGCAACTGCCACTACGGCAGCCCGGACAAGGATCCGGCGGTCCGGTTGCGCGCCATCACCGACGCCGGCCGGCTCTCGGTGCCCTACACCACGGGCATCCTGGTCGGCATCGGCGAATCGCTGCTGGAGCGGGCCGAGTCGATCATGGCGATCCGCAAGCAGCACAAGGCTTTCGGGCATATCCAGGAAGTCATCATCCAGAACTTCCGGGCCAAGGACGACACCGCGATGCGCGACGTGCCGGACGCGGGCATCGACGAGTTCCTCGCCACCATCGCGGTGACCAGGCTGCTGCTCGGCCCGGATGTGCCGGTGCAGGCGCCGCCGAACCTGGTGTCGCTCGAGGACTGCCTCGCCCTGATCGACGCGGGCATCGATGACTGGGGCGGCGTCTCGCCGGTCACGGTCGATCACGTGAATCCGGAGCGGCCCTGGCCGAACCTGGACACGTTGCGGGAGATCACCGAGGCGGCCGGATACCAGCTGGTCGAGCGGACCTCCGCGCATCCGAAGTACGTGCGCGCGGGCAGCCCGTGGATCGATCCGCGGATCGGCGTGCACGTCGCGGCACTGAGCGATCCGGAGACAGGTCTGGCGAACCCGGACGCGATGCCGGTCGGGCTGCCCTGGCAGGAGCCGGACCAGTCCTGGGAGTCCGCGGGCCGGGTGGATCTCAACACCTCGATCGATACCGAGGGCCGCAACACCGAGAGCCGCAGCGATTCGGCGCTCGGCCAGGACGTGGTCGGTGCGTTCGGCGACTGGGACACCATCCGCGAACAGGCCCGCGACCTGGCCGTCACGGCACCGGAACGGCTCGACTCCGAGGTGCTCGCCGCGCTGCGCGCCGCCGAGCACGATCCGGCCGGACTCAGTGACGCCGACTACCTGGCCTTGGCCAGGGCCGACGGCGCGAACCTGGAGGCCGTCGCCGCGCTGGCCGATGAGCTGCGCCGTTCCGCGGTCGGCGACGACGTCACCTACGTGGTGAACCGGAACATCAACTTCACCAACATCTGTTACACCGGCTGCCGGTTCTGTGCGTTCGCCCAGCGCAAGGGCGACGCGGACGCGTTCACGCTGAGCATGAACGAGGTCGCGGACCGGGCCTGGGAGGCGCACGTCGACGGCGCCACCGAGGTCTGCATGCAGGGCGGTATCGATCCCGACCTGCCGGTCACCGGCTACGCCGACATCGTGCGCGCGGTGAAGCAGCGGGTGCCCTCGATGCACGTGCACGCCTTCAGCCCGATGGAAATCGTGAACGGCGCGTCCCGCGGCGGGCAGAGCATCCGGGACTGGCTGGTCGCGCTGAAGGAAGCGGGCCTGGACACCATTCCGGGCACGGCCGCCGAGATCCTCGACGACGAGGTGCGCTGGGTGCTCACCAAGGGCAAGCTGCCCACCTCGGCGTGGATCGAGGTGATCACCACCGCGCATCAGATCGGGCTGCGCTCCAGTTCGACGATGATGTACGGGCACGTGGACAACCCGAAGCACTGGGTCGGACATCTGCGGGTGCTGCGCGGAATCCAGGACGAGACAGGCGGTTTCACCGAATTCGTGCTGCTGCCGTTCGTGCATCAGAGCGCCCCGCTGTACCTGGCGGGCGCGGCCCGGCCCGGCCCGACGAACCGGGACAACCGCGCCGCGCACGCGCTGGCCCGGATCATGCTGCACGGCCGGATCGACAACATCCAGACCAGCTGGGTGAAACTCGGCACCACCGGAACCCGGGTCATGCTCAACAGCGGCGCCAACGACCTGGGCGGCACGCTGATGGAGGAGACGATCTCCCGGATGGCGGGCTCGCAGCACGGTTCGGCCAAGACCGTCGCGGAGCTGGTCGACATCGCCTCGGGGATCGGCCGTCCGGCCCGCGAGCGGACCACCACGTACGGCGTTCCGCAGCACAAGGTTTCGGCCCTGCCGTTGTCGGTGGGCTCGGCGTAG
- a CDS encoding PH domain-containing protein, whose amino-acid sequence MSLPRTIMADPAWRPSPKAKLLWTVQAVLAWVVPFAAQVVWAVLDSAHRGWQLVVFLVTLALAVSNIVVVPWWRYAVHRWEVTDEAVYTRVGWLSQESRVAPISRVQTVDTERGPLERLLGLATVTVTTASSAGAVQISALDLPVAEETVTRLTRIAAQHRGDAT is encoded by the coding sequence ATGTCGTTGCCGCGCACGATCATGGCCGATCCGGCCTGGCGTCCCAGTCCCAAGGCGAAACTGCTGTGGACCGTTCAGGCCGTGCTCGCCTGGGTGGTGCCGTTCGCGGCGCAAGTGGTGTGGGCGGTGCTCGACTCCGCCCATCGCGGCTGGCAACTCGTGGTGTTCCTGGTGACGCTCGCGCTCGCCGTATCGAACATCGTGGTGGTGCCGTGGTGGCGGTACGCGGTGCATCGCTGGGAGGTCACCGACGAGGCGGTGTACACCCGGGTCGGGTGGCTGAGTCAGGAGAGCCGGGTCGCGCCGATCTCCCGGGTGCAGACCGTCGACACCGAACGCGGCCCGCTCGAGCGCCTGCTCGGCCTGGCGACGGTCACCGTGACCACCGCGTCGTCGGCGGGCGCGGTACAGATCTCCGCGCTCGATCTCCCGGTCGCCGAGGAGACGGTGACCCGGCTGACCCGGATCGCCGCACAGCACCGCGGAGACGCGACATGA
- a CDS encoding PH domain-containing protein, with protein MTDVAAVPPETDQPWSRLDKRMLLVHPVTEVVKFIPVLIGSVILGTSSGNHVWSVIPLVAIVGFALTRWFTTTYRVGTTHVELRTGLIQRKKLSVPRSRIRSVDIEADLLHRLLGLAVLAIGTGQQADSGEKFKLDALDARLVPDLRTALLAHTAAAGAPAYHEERQQLPSDGPVTEPQDARPAQEIAHWQPQWVRYAPLSLTGFAIIAPIVGIAFQYGIGQLLVRSDTVQRVENGGAVVLALGVFVLIVLVVAVVSLAACARYLTTYFGLKVLDDGRTLHLRHGLFTTRQITLDLARFRGATVNEPLLLRLSGAAELEAIMVGENPRQKILPQAPRAAIEHTLGHLLAPDTFSDKPIGPSAAGGTPDPGSAPLRAHGPVARRRRYTRALGPVAVLAVVMAAVSLTGAQFSPWWWLVPVLLALVAVPLAQDRYRGLGHAVLRETATSPTWLITRSGALDRDRDCLEAPGVIGWTVRQSFFQRRSGVATVVAATAAGKKRYRVIDIPIEQAWPLIEAVTPGQLG; from the coding sequence ATGACCGACGTCGCGGCCGTCCCCCCGGAGACGGATCAGCCGTGGTCCCGGCTCGACAAGCGAATGTTGCTGGTGCACCCCGTCACCGAGGTGGTGAAGTTCATCCCGGTGCTGATCGGTTCGGTGATCCTCGGCACCAGCAGCGGCAACCATGTGTGGAGCGTCATTCCGCTGGTAGCGATCGTCGGGTTCGCGCTCACCCGCTGGTTCACCACCACGTACCGGGTCGGGACGACGCATGTCGAGCTGCGCACCGGACTGATCCAGCGCAAGAAGCTCTCGGTGCCGCGGTCGCGGATCCGCTCGGTGGATATCGAGGCCGACCTGCTGCATCGGCTGCTCGGCCTCGCCGTGCTGGCCATCGGCACCGGACAGCAGGCGGATTCGGGTGAGAAATTCAAACTCGACGCGCTCGACGCGCGCCTGGTTCCCGACCTGCGCACCGCGCTGCTGGCGCACACCGCCGCGGCTGGTGCCCCGGCGTATCACGAGGAGAGACAACAGCTTCCGTCCGACGGACCGGTCACCGAGCCGCAGGACGCACGGCCCGCGCAGGAGATCGCGCATTGGCAGCCGCAGTGGGTCCGGTACGCGCCGCTGTCGCTGACCGGTTTCGCGATCATCGCACCGATCGTCGGTATCGCGTTCCAGTACGGCATCGGGCAGCTGCTGGTCCGGTCGGACACGGTGCAGCGGGTCGAAAACGGCGGCGCGGTGGTGCTCGCTCTCGGTGTGTTCGTGTTGATCGTGCTGGTAGTGGCCGTGGTCAGCCTCGCCGCCTGCGCCCGGTATCTGACCACGTATTTCGGCCTGAAAGTGCTCGACGACGGGCGCACCCTGCACCTGCGGCACGGCCTGTTCACCACCCGCCAGATCACCCTGGACCTGGCCCGCTTCCGCGGCGCGACGGTGAACGAACCACTGCTGCTGCGCTTGTCCGGCGCCGCCGAACTCGAGGCGATCATGGTCGGCGAGAACCCGCGGCAGAAGATCCTGCCGCAGGCGCCGCGGGCGGCCATCGAACACACCCTCGGGCATCTGCTCGCCCCGGACACGTTCTCGGACAAGCCGATCGGCCCCTCGGCCGCCGGCGGCACCCCGGATCCGGGCAGTGCGCCGCTGCGTGCGCACGGACCGGTCGCGCGACGCAGGCGATACACCCGCGCGCTCGGGCCGGTCGCCGTGCTCGCGGTCGTCATGGCGGCCGTGTCACTGACCGGCGCCCAGTTCTCGCCGTGGTGGTGGCTGGTGCCGGTGCTGCTGGCCCTGGTCGCCGTCCCGCTCGCGCAGGACCGCTATCGCGGCCTCGGCCACGCCGTGCTGCGCGAAACCGCAACCAGCCCAACCTGGTTGATCACCCGCTCCGGCGCACTCGACCGGGACCGCGATTGCCTGGAGGCGCCGGGCGTGATCGGCTGGACCGTGCGCCAGAGCTTCTTCCAGCGGCGCAGCGGCGTCGCCACCGTCGTGGCCGCCACCGCGGCGGGCAAGAAGCGCTATCGCGTCATCGATATCCCGATCGAGCAAGCCTGGCCGTTGATCGAGGCGGTGACGCCGGGCCAACTCGGCTGA